A genomic stretch from Theobroma cacao cultivar B97-61/B2 chromosome 4, Criollo_cocoa_genome_V2, whole genome shotgun sequence includes:
- the LOC18602997 gene encoding LOW QUALITY PROTEIN: late embryogenesis abundant protein D-34 (The sequence of the model RefSeq protein was modified relative to this genomic sequence to represent the inferred CDS: deleted 1 base in 1 codon) — protein sequence MSQGQSRRPQAGDQRESQPIKYEDVFNGTGELANKPIVPQDAAMMQAAETGVLGHNDITDMAGDQVVSFSETDVSGRRIITESVAGQVVGQYVQATPVPTTQIGVIQQTAITIGEALEATAQTTRDKPVDQSDAAAIQAAEVRATGSNVIIPGGLAATAQSAAAQNASVNRNEEKIRLNEVLTGATAKLPADKAVTRQDDEGVVSAELRNNPNVATRPGAVAASIAAAARLNENVNI from the exons ATGAGCCAGGGACAGTCAAGGAGGCCTCAAGCAGGAGATCAACGTGAGAGCCAACCCATCAAATACGAAGATGTTTTTAACGGAACAGGTGAGCTCGCCAACAAGCCTATTGTACCTCAAGATGCAGCCATGATGCAGGCAGCTGAAACCGGGGTGCTAGGG CACAATGATATCACAGACATGGCCGGAGATCAAGTCGTCAGCTTCTCTGAAACAGATGTTTCAGGCCGCCGTATAATCACAGAATCAGTTGCTGGACAG gTTGTTGGACAATATGTTCAAGCCACGCCAGTTCCGACAACTCAAATTGGGGTTATTCAGCAAACTGCAATAACAATAGGGGAAGCTCTTGAAGCGACGGCCCAAACAACCCGTGATAAACCTGTTGATCAAAGCGATGCGGCAGCAATTCAAGCAGCAGAGGTGAGAGCAACAGGTTCAAACGTTATAATCCCAGGTGGACTCGCAGCTACAGCTCAGTCTGCGGCGGCTCAGAATGCTTCCGTGAACCGCAATGAGGAAAAGATCCGTCTCAATGAAGTTTTAACG GGTGCGACTGCGAAGTTGCCAGCGGATAAGGCAGTGACAAGGCAGGATGATGAAGGAGTAGTGAGTGCAGAACTGAGAAACAATCCGAATGTAGCAACTCGTCCAGGTGCAGTAGCCGCTTCTATTGCTGCAGCTGCCAGGCTGAACGAGAACGTTAACATTTAA
- the LOC18602998 gene encoding lactoylglutathione lyase isoform X1 — translation MAVAKAACLNHISRESSDIRRLADFYKEIFAFEEIESPNFEFKVIWLNLPGAFPMHLIERSPLTKLPEGPYSATSAVADPSHLPRGHHICFTVSNFDSFVQSLKDKGIETFQRSLPNGKVRQVFFFDPDGNGLEVASREDP, via the exons atggctgTGGCAAAAGCAGCTTGCCTTAACCACATCTCCAGAGAATCCTCTGACATTAGACGTCTCGCTGATTTCTACAAAGAG ATCTTTGCGTTCGAGGAGATTGAGAGCCCAAACTTCGAGTTTAAGGTAATCTGGCTGAATCTCCCGGGAGCTTTCCCTATGCACCTGATCGAAAGGAGCCCACTCACGAAACTTCCAGAAGGTCCCTACAGTGCCACTTCAGCTGTTGCTGACCCCAGCCATCTCCCCAGAGGTCATCATATTTGCTTCACGGTCTCCAATTTTGATTCCTTTGTTCAGTCTCTCAAG GACAAAGGTATAGAGACTTTTCAGAGGTCCCTGCCCAATGGGAAGGTCAGACAGGTCTTCTTCTTTGATCCAGATG GTAATGGATTGGAGGTTGCCAGTAGGGAAGATCCATAG
- the LOC18602998 gene encoding lactoylglutathione lyase isoform X2, translating into MAVAKAACLNHISRESSDIRRLADFYKEIFAFEEIESPNFEFKVIWLNLPGAFPMHLIERSPLTKLPEGPYSATSAVADPSHLPRGHHICFTVSNFDSFVQSLKDKGIETFQRSLPNGKVRQVFFFDPDGSYLRIEL; encoded by the exons atggctgTGGCAAAAGCAGCTTGCCTTAACCACATCTCCAGAGAATCCTCTGACATTAGACGTCTCGCTGATTTCTACAAAGAG ATCTTTGCGTTCGAGGAGATTGAGAGCCCAAACTTCGAGTTTAAGGTAATCTGGCTGAATCTCCCGGGAGCTTTCCCTATGCACCTGATCGAAAGGAGCCCACTCACGAAACTTCCAGAAGGTCCCTACAGTGCCACTTCAGCTGTTGCTGACCCCAGCCATCTCCCCAGAGGTCATCATATTTGCTTCACGGTCTCCAATTTTGATTCCTTTGTTCAGTCTCTCAAG GACAAAGGTATAGAGACTTTTCAGAGGTCCCTGCCCAATGGGAAGGTCAGACAGGTCTTCTTCTTTGATCCAGATG GTTCATATTTGAGAATTGAACTTTGA
- the LOC18602999 gene encoding pentatricopeptide repeat-containing protein At4g14850, giving the protein MPFLTANELGSLLVSAISTHSLLFGRATHAHILKSLQIPFPSFLSNHLINMYSKFNLPNSAHLVLLQTPPESRSVVTWTALISGHVQNGHFASALIHFSHMRKDLISPNDFTFPCAFKASAALRSPVVGKQLHALALKSAQIFDSFVGCSCFDMYLKTGLRGEARNMFDEMPERSVAMWNANISNAVLDGKPSIAVDVFIKFRRVGGEPDPITFCVFLNACSDAFYLELGRQLHGCVIRSGFDGNLSVCNGLVDFYGKCKEVESAKMVFDGMEKRNAVSWCSLVSAYEQNYEEENACEVFLAARKEGVEPTDFMVSSVISACAGMSGLEFGRSVHGLAVKACVEGNAFVGSALIDMYGKCGSIKDAEQAFHEMPERNLVTWNSMIGGYAHQGCADMALPLFQDMMSCGVVPNYVTLVCVLSACSRGGAVKLGVEIFESMNERFHIEPGAEHYACVVDLLGRAGMVERAYDFIKKMPIAPTISVWGALLNACRVYKKPELGRIAAYKLFELDPKDSGNHVLLSNLFASTGRWEEADLVRKEMKDVGIKKGAGCSWITVKNKVHTFQAKDTSHEMNSKIQEMLAKLRREMKSAGYIADTNFALYDLEEEEKISEVGYHSEKIALAFGLIVIPPGVPIRITKNLRICGDCHSAFKFMSGIVGREIIVRDNNRFHRFRDGQCSCRDYW; this is encoded by the exons ATGCCATTCCTCACCGCAAACGAGCTAGGCTCCCTCTTGGTATCCGCCATCTCCACGCACTCCCTCCTCTTCGGCAGAGCCACCCATGCCCACATTCTCAAAAGTCTCCAAATCCCTTTCCCTTCTTTCCTCTCGAACCACCTTATCAACATGTACTCCAAATTCAACCTTCCCAACTCCGCGCACCTCGTCCTCTTACAAACCCCACCCGAGTCCCGTTCTGTCGTCACTTGGACGGCCCTCATTTCAGGTCACGTCCAAAACGGCCATTTCGCTTCCGCTCTCATCCATTTTTCCCACATGCGGAAAGACCTCATTTCTCCCAATGATTTCACCTTCCCTTGCGCCTTCAAGGCCTCCGCTGCGCTTCGATCACCTGTTGTGGGAAAACAACTTCATGCGCTGGCTTTGAAGTCTGCCCAGATTTTTGATTCCTTTGTTGGGTGTAGTTGCTTTGATATGTATTTGAAAACGGGGCTCAGAGGTGAAGCGAGGAACATGTTTGATGAAATGCCTGAGAGAAGCGTCGCAATGTGGAATGCGAATATTTCTAATGCGGTGCTCGACGGGAAACCTAGTATTGCGGTGGATGTTTTTATTAAGTTTAGAAGGGTTGGTGGGGAGCCTGATCCGATTACGTTTTGTGTCTTCCTTAATGCGTGTTCCGATGCTTTTTATTTGGAATTAGGGAGGCAGTTACATGGTTGTGTGATAAGAAGCGGTTTTGATGGGAATTTGTCAGTATGTAATGGGcttgttgatttttatggGAAGTGTAAAGAGGTGGAATCTGCAAAGATGGTTTTTGATGGAATGGAGAAGAGAAATGCGGTTTCTTGGTGCTCATTGGTGTCTGCTTATGAGCAAAATTATGAGGAAGAGAATGCTTGTGAAGTGTTTTTGGCAGCAAGGAAAGAAGGGGTTGAGCCTACGGATTTTATGGTTTCGAGTGTTATCAGTGCTTGTGCAGGGATGTCAGGCCTTGAGTTCGGTAGGTCAGTTCACGGGCTTGCTGTTAAGGCTTGTGTTGAAGGGAATGCTTTTGTTGGGAGTGCACTCATTGATATGTATGGTAAATGTGGAAGCATTAAGGATGCCGAGCAAGCTTTTCATGAGATGCCTGAGAGGAATTTAGTTACTTGGAATTCAATGATAGGTGGATATGCACATCAAGGGTGTGCTGATATGGCTTTGCCATTGTTTCAAGACATGATGTCTTGTGGTGTTGTTCCAAATTATGTGACTTTGGTTTGCGTATTATCGGCTTGTAGCAGGGGAGGGGCAGTGAAGTTGGGAGTGGAGATTTTTGAATCAATGAACGAGAGGTTTCACATTGAACCAGGGGCAGAGCATTATGCTTGTGTTGTGGACTTGCTAGGGAGAGCTGGGATGGTGGAGCGTgcttatgattttataaagaaaatgcCCATTGCTCCAACAATTTCTGTCTGGGGGGCTCTTTTAAACGCTTGTAGGGTGTATAAAAAACCAGAATTAGGGAGGATAGCTGCTTATAAACTATTTGAACTTGATCCTAAAGATTCTGGCAACCATGTGTTGCTATCTAATCTGTTTGCATCTACTGGCAG GTGGGAAGAGGCTGATCTTGTGAGGAAGGAGATGAAGGATGTCGGAATCAAAAAGGGTGCAGGTTGCAGTTGGATCACTGTAAAGAACAAGGTCCACACCTTCCAAGCAAAGGATACTTCACATGAAATGAATTCAAAGATTCAAGAAATGTTGGCTAAACTCAGGAGAGAGATGAAATCGGCTGGCTACATTGCAGATACGAACTTCGCCCTTTATGATTTagaggaagaagagaaaatatcAGAGGTTGGGTACCATAGCGAGAAAATTGCACTAGCCTTTGGTCTTATAGTTATACCCCCTGGAGTACCTATAAGAATCACAAAGAACCTCAGAATCTGTGGAGATTGCCATAGCGCCTTCAAGTTTATGTCAGGCATTGTTGGGAGAGAGATCATTGTGAGAGATAATAACCGATTTCATCGCTTCAGGGACGGGCAATGCTCTTGTAGAGATTATTGGTGA
- the LOC18603000 gene encoding uncharacterized protein LOC18603000, with the protein MCQIPKKRVYIGRCVRYISATDNYVKQLEQQISLPDGSDGQQQENTFHSEQASAAGHVIPLHGLEQYQAINQSQIDQRSSLSQTNSTGRGGRRKPSVLSEEEKRERKRLNDAKYRYNKRVENEKLKDEINMLRNMLQASEKGKETEALSIHGPVQDFGCDRDLPVVVENEPSRILEENESPTNPQDASYRDLLVVMHNDVQSQSLEKNQPINYLQNDTWKSLEENQLLTQNDTWKSLEEDQLLTQPQLFAVDYLTFMDKLERDEKSTVSYSDFEILLQGEKQEVGGYRIPLVLQPIFEKIVTSYGDITSNSLLSSFSAENVLLQFLATIQEMGDTTLEQVTEELIFRWRDCIAEAKRIKFNVDFATEHLKKVAKSYLGRKALNDLNNIDKRIEVLETEFNDLQRQKFEKLEACSPYLLAASEDFNRNVGLF; encoded by the exons ATGTGCCAGATCCCCAAAAAAAGGGTATATATCGGCCGGTGTGTCCGGTATATATCCGCAACAGACAACTATGTTAAGCAACTTGAACAACAAATTTCGCTGCCCGATGGCTCGGATGGCCAACAGCAAGAAAACACTTTTCACAGTGAACAAGCTTCAGCTGCAGGCCATGTAATCCCGCTGCATGGCTTGGAACAATACCAAGCGATAAACCAATCTCAGATTGATCAGCGGTCTTCACTTTCTCAGACAAACTCAACGGGAAGGGGTGGTCGTCGTAAACCATCCGTGCtaagtgaagaggaaaaaagagaaaggaagagacTGAATGACGCCAAATACAGGTACAACAAAAGGGTCGAGAATGAAAAGCTGAAGGATGAGATTAACATGTTAAGAAATATGTTGCAAGCatcagaaaaaggaaaggaaacaGAGGCACTAAGTATTCATGGACCGGTGCAGGACTTCGGTTGTGACAGAGATCTTCCTGTTGTTGTGGAGAACGAACCTTCAAGGATTTTGGAGGAAAACGAATCACCCACTAATCCTCAG GATGCTTCTTACAGAGATCTTTTGGTTGTTATGCATAATGATGTTCAGAGTCAATCCTTGGAAAAAAACCAACCAATCAATTACCTCCAG AATGATACTTGGAAATCCCTGGAAGAAAACCAATTACTCACTCAGAATGATACTTGGAAATCCCTGGAAGAAGACCAATTACTCACTCAGCCCCAG TTATTTGCTGTTGACTACTTAACATTTATGGACAAATTGGAACGAGATGAGAAGAGTACCGTTTCATATTCTGATTTCGAGATATTATTGCAAGGGGAGAAACAAGAAGTTGGAGGATACAGGATTCCATTGGTTTTGCAGCCTATATTTGAAAAGATAGTTACTTCCTACGGTGATATCACAAGCAATTCTTTGTTAAGTTCTTTTTCTGCTGAAAATGTATTGCTTCAGTTTTTAGCCACAATCCAAGAAATGGGGGACACAACTTTGGAACAAGTGACTGAGGAGCTGATTTTCAGATGGAGAGATTGCATAGCTGAAGCTAAACGCATCAAATTCAATGTAGACTTTGCGACCGAGCATTTAAAGAAAGTTGCTAAGTCTTATTTGGGTCGAAAAGCTTTAAACGATTTGAATAACATCGATAAGAGGATAGAGGTATTGGAGACAGAGTTCAATGATCTACAAAGACAGAAGTTTGAAAAGCTCGAGGCGTGTTCACCTTATCTGTTGGCTGCTTCAGAAGATTTCAATAGAAATGTTGGCttattttga
- the LOC18603001 gene encoding uncharacterized protein LOC18603001 — protein sequence MCQNSKRVYIGQYVRYLSATDDYVKELEEQVSLLDGLDGQQQENSFQSEQAAAAGHVIPLHGLEQNQVINQSQIDQRSSVSQTNSTGSGGRRKGSVLSEEEKRERKRLNDAKYRYNKRVENEKLKDEINMLRSMLQASEQGKETEAPSIHGPVQDFGSDRDLPVVVEDQPPRILEENQSPTNPQDASYRDLVVMHNDVQSHSLEENQPMTYLQIDAGISQEENQVLTPPQLSPACCLTLMEKLERDERSTVSYSDFKTLLQGEKQEVRGYRIPLVLQPIFEKIITSYGDITSNSLLSSFSAENVLLQFLATIQEMGDTSLEQVTEELIFKWRDCIAEAKRIKFNVDFATEHLKKIAKSYLNRKACNELSCIDKKIEVLEIELNDLKREKLVKLEMYSSQLLPASDDFRGNVGLF from the exons ATGTGCCAGAACTCCAAAAGGGTATATATCGGGCAGTATGTCCGGTATTTATCCGCAACGGACGACTATGTTAAGGAACTTGAAGAACAAGTTTCGCTGCTTGATGGCTTGGATGGTCAACAGCAAGAAAACAGTTTTCAAAGTGAACAAGCTGCAGCTGCAGGCCATGTAATCCCGCTGCATGGCTTAGAACAAAACCAAGTGATTAACCAATCTCAGATTGATCAACGGTCTTCAGTTTCTCAGACAAACTCAACAGGAAGCGGTGGTCGTCGTAAAGGATCCGTGCTAAGTGAAgaggagaaaagagaaaggaagagacTAAATGACGCCAAATATAGGTACAACAAAAGGGTCGAGAATGAAAAGCTGAAGGATGAGATTAACATGTTAAGAAGCATGTTACAAGCATCAGAACAAGGAAAGGAAACTGAGGCACCAAGTATTCATGGACCGGTGCAGGACTTCGGTAGTGACAGAGATCTTCCCGTTGTTGTGGAGGACCAACCTCCAAGGATTTTGGAGGAAAACCAATCACCCACTAATCCTCAG GATGCTTCTTACAGAGATCTTGTTGTTATGCATAATGATGTTCAGAGTCATTCCTTGGAGGAAAACCAACCAATGACTTACCTCCAG ATTGATGCTGGGATCTCCCAGGAGGAAAATCAAGTACTCACACCCCCCCAG TTATCTCCTGCTTGCTGCTTAACATTGATGGAAAAATTGGAACGAGATGAGAGGAGTACCGTTTCATATTCTGATTTCAAGACACTATTGCAAGGAGAGAAACAAGAGGTTCGAGGATACAGGATTCCATTGGTTTTGCAGCCtatttttgaaaagataaTCACTTCCTATGGTGATATAACAAGCAATTCTTTGTTAAGTTCTTTTTCTGCTGAAAATGTATTGCTTCAGTTTTTAGCCACAATCCAAGAAATGGGGGACACATCTTTGGAACAAGTGACTGAGGAGTTGATTTTCAAATGGAGAGACTGCATAGCTGAAGCTAAACGCATCAAATTCAATGTAGACTTTGCGACAGAGCATTTAAAGAAAATCGCAAAGTCTTATCTGAATCGAAAAGCTTGTAACGAGTTGAGCTGCATTGATAAAAAGATAGAGGTATTGGAGATAGAGCTCAATGATTTGAAAAGAGAGAAGCTCGTAAAACTCGAGATGTATTCATCTCAGCTGTTGCCAGCTTCAGATGATTTCCGTGGAAATGTTGGTTTGTTTTAA
- the LOC18603002 gene encoding pre-rRNA-processing protein TSR2 homolog: MGSLNGNNHSGVPFTRQKPEAASHLQEEITLLLSRWHGLQMAVQNQWGGHDSFQKSQQLAADIFSWFSQSKALQIEDLENLLHESMLLSLNTEIEDGSIEEVAEQLMIMHEEYLHGNH; the protein is encoded by the exons ATGGGATCCTTGAATGGGAACAACCATTCGGGCGTTCCCTTTACTCGTCAAAAGCCTGAGGCTGCCTCTCATCTCCAGGAAGAAATCACATTGCTTCTTTCCCGATGGCATGGCCTTCAAATGGCTGTCCAAAACCAATGGGGTGGCCATGATTCCTTCCAGAAATCCCAACAGCTTGCCGCTGATATCTTCTCTTGGTTCTCTCAATCCAAAG CACTTCAGATAGAAGATTTAGAAAATTTGCTTCATGAAAGCATGCTACTATCTTTAAATACAGAGATTGAGGATGGGAGCATTGAGGAG GTAGCAGAACAGTTGATGATTATGCATGAAGAATACCTGCACGGAAATCattag